In a single window of the Danio rerio strain Tuebingen ecotype United States chromosome 20, GRCz12tu, whole genome shotgun sequence genome:
- the zc3h14 gene encoding zinc finger CCCH domain-containing protein 14 (The RefSeq protein has 8 substitutions compared to this genomic sequence) → MEIGTEISKKIRTAIKRKLQEFGAYVDEELPDYIMVMVANKKNPQQMADDLSLFLGNNTIKFTVWLHGVLEKLRSVAVEPPSLGPSVVHSETSIPAENSRRGAEPRAIAVSSSRSDKAEGRVSSSAHENRASKRGSSERPSRLTSAVKPLMEASAEAVIDIKPDLDDDLISYDPVEHSLTSGHSQALYSRSTAERQRPAVESSRQTADTYRSSDISRGQDRSERGYRSSAESSRDLSRKRKAPVASSVVRVHRGHERGLEIEDLEEEEEDEDYGLASKVSLPSKPERKPTLPPAKQANKNLILKAISEAQESINKTTSQYTVPQRQTVPVAPRTRSASDEMSNAAIRLVQEHLHALTPQDTLHNTQSRGLASRLQLEVPEEDSREPHEYELQVLEAARLKALDTRSFIMRQPEVEQPPPIRSRLSAVNQNENAPTTSRMVQARERAEAVGGSSPKFIVTLDGVPSPLANRTDQEMETEDELNTTADLPENNNNNNTTTTTSKPAIHLRLGADFRNACDDEVEEMDVEAVQAKRQKLPERCKFWPTCKSGDECLYHHPNTQCKVFPNCKFADKCLFIHPNCKFDAKCTKADSPFTHVSRRLNSNPTRAAPALTSTVCRFFPGCKKVDCPFYHPKPCRFATQCKRADCTFYHPAVAVPPRSALKWTKTQSS, encoded by the exons GTTACATGGTGTTCTGGAGAAGCTGAGATCTGTTGCAGTTG AGCCCCCATCTCTCGGTCCATCCGTTGTTCACTCAGAGACCAGCATCCCAGCAGAAAACAGCAGGAGAGGAGCTGAGCCTCGCGCTCTTGCTGTTTCCAGCTCACGCTCTGATAAAGCGGAGGGACGCGTTTCCAGCTCTGCTCATGAAAACCGGGCCAG TAAGAGAGGCTCTTCTGAAAGACCCTCCAGATTAACATCCGCCGTCAAACCGCTGATGGAGGCATCAGCTGAAGCTGTGATTGACATCAAGCCAGATCTAGATGATGACCTCATTTCCTATGACCCCGTGGAGCATAGCTTGACTTCGGGTCACAGTCAGGCTTTATACAGCCGTTCAACAGCAGAGAGGCAGAGACCTGCAGTGGAGTCCTCGAGACGGACAGCAGACACGTACAGATCCTCTGACATCTCCAGAGGTCAAGACAGGTCAGAGCGAGGCTACAGGAGCTCAGCAGAGAGCAGCAGG GATTTGTCCCGTAAACGTAAGGCGCCGGTGGCCAGTTCTGTGGTTCGGGTTCACAGAGGTCATGAACGTGGACTGGAGATTGAAGATctagaagaggaggaggaagatgaagaCTATGGTCTTGCCAGCAAAGTGTCGCTGCCATCAAAACCTGAGCGCAA GCCTACTCTTCCACCAGCAAAACAAGCCAACAAAAATCTGATCCTCAAAGCCATCTCAGAAGCTCAGGAATCCATCAACAAGACCACTTCACAATACACAG TTCCCCAGCGTCAGACAGTTCCTGTAGCACCACGAACACGCTCCGCATCTGACGAGATGAGTAACGCTGCAATCCGATTGGTCCAGGAGCACCTGCACGCGCTCACACCACAGGACACGCTGCACAACA CACAATCCAGAGGTTTAGCTTCACGTCTGCAGTTGGAGGTTCCAGAGGAGGACAGTCGAGAACCACATGAATATG AGCTGCAGGTTTTAGAGGCGGCGAGACTCAAGGCTCTGGACACACGTTCATTCATCATGAGGCAGCCAGAAGTTGAACAGCCTCCACCAATCAGGAGCAGGCTCAGTGCTGTCAATCAAAACGAGAACGCACCCACAACGTCTCGAATGGTGCAGGCCAG AGAGAGAGCAGAGGCAGTCGGAGGATCAAGCCCAAAGTTCATCGTGACATTAGATGGAGTTCCCAGTCCATTAGCAAACCGCACAGATCAGGAGATGGAGACTGAGGACGAGCTCAACACCACCGCTGACCTCCcagaaaacaataacaacaacaacaccaccaccaccacatcCAAACCTGCTGTCCACCTCAGACTTGGCGCTGACTTAAGAAATGCTTGCG ATGATGAGGTGGAGGAGATGGATATCGAGGCAGTTCAAGCTAAACGACAGAAACTTCCAGAACGCTGCAAGTTTTGGCCAACGTGCAAGAGCGGAGACGAGTGTTTATACCATCATCCAAACACACAGTGCAA AGTTTTTCCCAACTGTAAGTTTGCAGACAAGTGTCTGTTTATTCATCCCAACTGTAAGTTTGACGCTAAGTGCACCAAAGCAGACTGTCCGTTCACACACGTCAGCCGAAGACTCAACAGTAACCCGACAAGAGCAG CTCCGGCTCTGACCAGCACCGTGTGCCGTTTCTTCCCTGAATGTAAAAAGGTGGACTGTCCTTTCTACCACCCTAAA CCGTGTAGATTCGCGACGCAGTGTAAGCGAGCGGACTGCACTTTCTATCATCCAGCTGTAGCCGTGCCGCCCAGGAGTGCTCTGAAATGGACCAAAACACAGAGCAG TTGA
- the zc3h14 gene encoding zinc finger CCCH domain-containing protein 14 isoform X3: MVMVANKKNPQQMADDLSLFLGNNTIKFTVWLHGVLEKLRSVAVEPPSLGPSVVHSETSIPAENSRRGAEPRALAVSSSRSDKAEGRVSSSAHENRASKRGSSERPSRLTSAVKPLMEASAEAVIDIKPDLDDDLISYDPVEHSLTSGHSQALYSRSTAERQRPAVESSRRTADTYRSSDISRGQDRSERGYRSSAESSRDLSRKRKAPVASSVVRVHRGHERGLEIEDLEEEEEDEDYGLASKVSLPSKPERKPTLPPAKQANKNLILKAISEAQESINKTTSQYTVPQRQTVPVAPRTRSASDEMSNAAIRLVQEHLHALTPQDTLHNTQSRGLASRLQLEVPEEDSREPHEYELQVLEAARLKALDTRSFIMRQPEVEQPPPIRSRLSAVNQNENAPTTSRMVQARERAEAVGGSSPKFIVTLDGVPSPLANRTDQEMETEDELNTTADLPENNNNNNTTTTTSKPAVHLRLGADLRNACDDEVEEMDIEAVQAKRQKLPERCKFWPTCKSGDECLYHHPNTQCKVFPNCKFADKCLFIHPNCKFDAKCTKADCPFTHVSRRLNSNPTRAAPALTSTVCRFFPECKKVDCPFYHPKPCRFATQCKRADCTFYHPAVAVPPRSALKWTKTQSS; encoded by the exons GTTACATGGTGTTCTGGAGAAGCTGAGATCTGTTGCAGTTG AGCCCCCATCTCTCGGTCCATCCGTTGTTCACTCAGAGACCAGCATCCCAGCAGAAAACAGCAGGAGAGGAGCTGAGCCTCGCGCTCTTGCTGTTTCCAGCTCACGCTCTGATAAAGCGGAGGGACGCGTTTCCAGCTCTGCTCATGAAAACCGGGCCAG TAAGAGAGGCTCTTCTGAAAGACCCTCCAGATTAACATCCGCCGTCAAACCGCTGATGGAGGCATCAGCTGAAGCTGTGATTGACATCAAGCCAGATCTAGATGATGACCTCATTTCCTATGACCCCGTGGAGCATAGCTTGACTTCGGGTCACAGTCAGGCTTTATACAGCCGTTCAACAGCAGAGAGGCAGAGACCTGCAGTGGAGTCCTCGAGACGGACAGCAGACACGTACAGATCCTCTGACATCTCCAGAGGTCAAGACAGGTCAGAGCGAGGCTACAGGAGCTCAGCAGAGAGCAGCAGG GATTTGTCCCGTAAACGTAAGGCGCCGGTGGCCAGTTCTGTGGTTCGGGTTCACAGAGGTCATGAACGTGGACTGGAGATTGAAGATctagaagaggaggaggaagatgaagaCTATGGTCTTGCCAGCAAAGTGTCGCTGCCATCAAAACCTGAGCGCAA GCCTACTCTTCCACCAGCAAAACAAGCCAACAAAAATCTGATCCTCAAAGCCATCTCAGAAGCTCAGGAATCCATCAACAAGACCACTTCACAATACACAG TTCCCCAGCGTCAGACAGTTCCTGTAGCACCACGAACACGCTCCGCATCTGACGAGATGAGTAACGCTGCAATCCGATTGGTCCAGGAGCACCTGCACGCGCTCACACCACAGGACACGCTGCACAACA CACAATCCAGAGGTTTAGCTTCACGTCTGCAGTTGGAGGTTCCAGAGGAGGACAGTCGAGAACCACATGAATATG AGCTGCAGGTTTTAGAGGCGGCGAGACTCAAGGCTCTGGACACACGTTCATTCATCATGAGGCAGCCAGAAGTTGAACAGCCTCCACCAATCAGGAGCAGGCTCAGTGCTGTCAATCAAAACGAGAACGCACCCACAACGTCTCGAATGGTGCAGGCCAG AGAGAGAGCAGAGGCAGTCGGAGGATCAAGCCCAAAGTTCATCGTGACATTAGATGGAGTTCCCAGTCCATTAGCAAACCGCACAGATCAGGAGATGGAGACTGAGGACGAGCTCAACACCACCGCTGACCTCCcagaaaacaataacaacaacaacaccaccaccaccacatcCAAACCTGCTGTCCACCTCAGACTTGGCGCTGACTTAAGAAATGCTTGCG ATGATGAGGTGGAGGAGATGGATATCGAGGCAGTTCAAGCTAAACGACAGAAACTTCCAGAACGCTGCAAGTTTTGGCCAACGTGCAAGAGCGGAGACGAGTGTTTATACCATCATCCAAACACACAGTGCAA AGTTTTTCCCAACTGTAAGTTTGCAGACAAGTGTCTGTTTATTCATCCCAACTGTAAGTTTGACGCTAAGTGCACCAAAGCAGACTGTCCGTTCACACACGTCAGCCGAAGACTCAACAGTAACCCGACAAGAGCAG CTCCGGCTCTGACCAGCACCGTGTGCCGTTTCTTCCCTGAATGTAAAAAGGTGGACTGTCCTTTCTACCACCCTAAA CCGTGTAGATTCGCGACGCAGTGTAAGCGAGCGGACTGCACTTTCTATCATCCAGCTGTAGCCGTGCCGCCCAGGAGTGCTCTGAAATGGACCAAAACACAGAGCAG TTGA
- the zc3h14 gene encoding zinc finger CCCH domain-containing protein 14 isoform X2, with protein sequence MTAIKGKLQEFGAYVDEELPDYIMVMVANKKNPQQMADDLSLFLGNNTIKFTVWLHGVLEKLRSVAVEPPSLGPSVVHSETSIPAENSRRGAEPRALAVSSSRSDKAEGRVSSSAHENRASKRGSSERPSRLTSAVKPLMEASAEAVIDIKPDLDDDLISYDPVEHSLTSGHSQALYSRSTAERQRPAVESSRRTADTYRSSDISRGQDRSERGYRSSAESSRDLSRKRKAPVASSVVRVHRGHERGLEIEDLEEEEEDEDYGLASKVSLPSKPERKPTLPPAKQANKNLILKAISEAQESINKTTSQYTVPQRQTVPVAPRTRSASDEMSNAAIRLVQEHLHALTPQDTLHNTQSRGLASRLQLEVPEEDSREPHEYELQVLEAARLKALDTRSFIMRQPEVEQPPPIRSRLSAVNQNENAPTTSRMVQARERAEAVGGSSPKFIVTLDGVPSPLANRTDQEMETEDELNTTADLPENNNNNNTTTTTSKPAVHLRLGADLRNACDDEVEEMDIEAVQAKRQKLPERCKFWPTCKSGDECLYHHPNTQCKVFPNCKFADKCLFIHPNCKFDAKCTKADCPFTHVSRRLNSNPTRAAPALTSTVCRFFPECKKVDCPFYHPKPCRFATQCKRADCTFYHPAVAVPPRSALKWTKTQSS encoded by the exons GTTACATGGTGTTCTGGAGAAGCTGAGATCTGTTGCAGTTG AGCCCCCATCTCTCGGTCCATCCGTTGTTCACTCAGAGACCAGCATCCCAGCAGAAAACAGCAGGAGAGGAGCTGAGCCTCGCGCTCTTGCTGTTTCCAGCTCACGCTCTGATAAAGCGGAGGGACGCGTTTCCAGCTCTGCTCATGAAAACCGGGCCAG TAAGAGAGGCTCTTCTGAAAGACCCTCCAGATTAACATCCGCCGTCAAACCGCTGATGGAGGCATCAGCTGAAGCTGTGATTGACATCAAGCCAGATCTAGATGATGACCTCATTTCCTATGACCCCGTGGAGCATAGCTTGACTTCGGGTCACAGTCAGGCTTTATACAGCCGTTCAACAGCAGAGAGGCAGAGACCTGCAGTGGAGTCCTCGAGACGGACAGCAGACACGTACAGATCCTCTGACATCTCCAGAGGTCAAGACAGGTCAGAGCGAGGCTACAGGAGCTCAGCAGAGAGCAGCAGG GATTTGTCCCGTAAACGTAAGGCGCCGGTGGCCAGTTCTGTGGTTCGGGTTCACAGAGGTCATGAACGTGGACTGGAGATTGAAGATctagaagaggaggaggaagatgaagaCTATGGTCTTGCCAGCAAAGTGTCGCTGCCATCAAAACCTGAGCGCAA GCCTACTCTTCCACCAGCAAAACAAGCCAACAAAAATCTGATCCTCAAAGCCATCTCAGAAGCTCAGGAATCCATCAACAAGACCACTTCACAATACACAG TTCCCCAGCGTCAGACAGTTCCTGTAGCACCACGAACACGCTCCGCATCTGACGAGATGAGTAACGCTGCAATCCGATTGGTCCAGGAGCACCTGCACGCGCTCACACCACAGGACACGCTGCACAACA CACAATCCAGAGGTTTAGCTTCACGTCTGCAGTTGGAGGTTCCAGAGGAGGACAGTCGAGAACCACATGAATATG AGCTGCAGGTTTTAGAGGCGGCGAGACTCAAGGCTCTGGACACACGTTCATTCATCATGAGGCAGCCAGAAGTTGAACAGCCTCCACCAATCAGGAGCAGGCTCAGTGCTGTCAATCAAAACGAGAACGCACCCACAACGTCTCGAATGGTGCAGGCCAG AGAGAGAGCAGAGGCAGTCGGAGGATCAAGCCCAAAGTTCATCGTGACATTAGATGGAGTTCCCAGTCCATTAGCAAACCGCACAGATCAGGAGATGGAGACTGAGGACGAGCTCAACACCACCGCTGACCTCCcagaaaacaataacaacaacaacaccaccaccaccacatcCAAACCTGCTGTCCACCTCAGACTTGGCGCTGACTTAAGAAATGCTTGCG ATGATGAGGTGGAGGAGATGGATATCGAGGCAGTTCAAGCTAAACGACAGAAACTTCCAGAACGCTGCAAGTTTTGGCCAACGTGCAAGAGCGGAGACGAGTGTTTATACCATCATCCAAACACACAGTGCAA AGTTTTTCCCAACTGTAAGTTTGCAGACAAGTGTCTGTTTATTCATCCCAACTGTAAGTTTGACGCTAAGTGCACCAAAGCAGACTGTCCGTTCACACACGTCAGCCGAAGACTCAACAGTAACCCGACAAGAGCAG CTCCGGCTCTGACCAGCACCGTGTGCCGTTTCTTCCCTGAATGTAAAAAGGTGGACTGTCCTTTCTACCACCCTAAA CCGTGTAGATTCGCGACGCAGTGTAAGCGAGCGGACTGCACTTTCTATCATCCAGCTGTAGCCGTGCCGCCCAGGAGTGCTCTGAAATGGACCAAAACACAGAGCAG TTGA
- the zc3h14 gene encoding zinc finger CCCH domain-containing protein 14 isoform X1 — MFRYMLFVTAIKGKLQEFGAYVDEELPDYIMVMVANKKNPQQMADDLSLFLGNNTIKFTVWLHGVLEKLRSVAVEPPSLGPSVVHSETSIPAENSRRGAEPRALAVSSSRSDKAEGRVSSSAHENRASKRGSSERPSRLTSAVKPLMEASAEAVIDIKPDLDDDLISYDPVEHSLTSGHSQALYSRSTAERQRPAVESSRRTADTYRSSDISRGQDRSERGYRSSAESSRDLSRKRKAPVASSVVRVHRGHERGLEIEDLEEEEEDEDYGLASKVSLPSKPERKPTLPPAKQANKNLILKAISEAQESINKTTSQYTVPQRQTVPVAPRTRSASDEMSNAAIRLVQEHLHALTPQDTLHNTQSRGLASRLQLEVPEEDSREPHEYELQVLEAARLKALDTRSFIMRQPEVEQPPPIRSRLSAVNQNENAPTTSRMVQARERAEAVGGSSPKFIVTLDGVPSPLANRTDQEMETEDELNTTADLPENNNNNNTTTTTSKPAVHLRLGADLRNACDDEVEEMDIEAVQAKRQKLPERCKFWPTCKSGDECLYHHPNTQCKVFPNCKFADKCLFIHPNCKFDAKCTKADCPFTHVSRRLNSNPTRAAPALTSTVCRFFPECKKVDCPFYHPKPCRFATQCKRADCTFYHPAVAVPPRSALKWTKTQSS; from the exons GTTACATGGTGTTCTGGAGAAGCTGAGATCTGTTGCAGTTG AGCCCCCATCTCTCGGTCCATCCGTTGTTCACTCAGAGACCAGCATCCCAGCAGAAAACAGCAGGAGAGGAGCTGAGCCTCGCGCTCTTGCTGTTTCCAGCTCACGCTCTGATAAAGCGGAGGGACGCGTTTCCAGCTCTGCTCATGAAAACCGGGCCAG TAAGAGAGGCTCTTCTGAAAGACCCTCCAGATTAACATCCGCCGTCAAACCGCTGATGGAGGCATCAGCTGAAGCTGTGATTGACATCAAGCCAGATCTAGATGATGACCTCATTTCCTATGACCCCGTGGAGCATAGCTTGACTTCGGGTCACAGTCAGGCTTTATACAGCCGTTCAACAGCAGAGAGGCAGAGACCTGCAGTGGAGTCCTCGAGACGGACAGCAGACACGTACAGATCCTCTGACATCTCCAGAGGTCAAGACAGGTCAGAGCGAGGCTACAGGAGCTCAGCAGAGAGCAGCAGG GATTTGTCCCGTAAACGTAAGGCGCCGGTGGCCAGTTCTGTGGTTCGGGTTCACAGAGGTCATGAACGTGGACTGGAGATTGAAGATctagaagaggaggaggaagatgaagaCTATGGTCTTGCCAGCAAAGTGTCGCTGCCATCAAAACCTGAGCGCAA GCCTACTCTTCCACCAGCAAAACAAGCCAACAAAAATCTGATCCTCAAAGCCATCTCAGAAGCTCAGGAATCCATCAACAAGACCACTTCACAATACACAG TTCCCCAGCGTCAGACAGTTCCTGTAGCACCACGAACACGCTCCGCATCTGACGAGATGAGTAACGCTGCAATCCGATTGGTCCAGGAGCACCTGCACGCGCTCACACCACAGGACACGCTGCACAACA CACAATCCAGAGGTTTAGCTTCACGTCTGCAGTTGGAGGTTCCAGAGGAGGACAGTCGAGAACCACATGAATATG AGCTGCAGGTTTTAGAGGCGGCGAGACTCAAGGCTCTGGACACACGTTCATTCATCATGAGGCAGCCAGAAGTTGAACAGCCTCCACCAATCAGGAGCAGGCTCAGTGCTGTCAATCAAAACGAGAACGCACCCACAACGTCTCGAATGGTGCAGGCCAG AGAGAGAGCAGAGGCAGTCGGAGGATCAAGCCCAAAGTTCATCGTGACATTAGATGGAGTTCCCAGTCCATTAGCAAACCGCACAGATCAGGAGATGGAGACTGAGGACGAGCTCAACACCACCGCTGACCTCCcagaaaacaataacaacaacaacaccaccaccaccacatcCAAACCTGCTGTCCACCTCAGACTTGGCGCTGACTTAAGAAATGCTTGCG ATGATGAGGTGGAGGAGATGGATATCGAGGCAGTTCAAGCTAAACGACAGAAACTTCCAGAACGCTGCAAGTTTTGGCCAACGTGCAAGAGCGGAGACGAGTGTTTATACCATCATCCAAACACACAGTGCAA AGTTTTTCCCAACTGTAAGTTTGCAGACAAGTGTCTGTTTATTCATCCCAACTGTAAGTTTGACGCTAAGTGCACCAAAGCAGACTGTCCGTTCACACACGTCAGCCGAAGACTCAACAGTAACCCGACAAGAGCAG CTCCGGCTCTGACCAGCACCGTGTGCCGTTTCTTCCCTGAATGTAAAAAGGTGGACTGTCCTTTCTACCACCCTAAA CCGTGTAGATTCGCGACGCAGTGTAAGCGAGCGGACTGCACTTTCTATCATCCAGCTGTAGCCGTGCCGCCCAGGAGTGCTCTGAAATGGACCAAAACACAGAGCAG TTGA
- the eif2b2 gene encoding translation initiation factor eIF2B subunit beta, translated as MPGADKETELSERIESFLSELKRCGSGSGSLRGSVETARETSSLLRRITAQARWSSAGELMEIIRKEGRRMTAAQPSETTVGNMIRRVLKIIREEYARSRGSSEEADQQESLHKLLTSGGSSEDNFRQHFAHLKANVIEAINELLTELEGTTDNISMQALEHIHSNEVIMTIGRSRTVEAFLKDAARKRKFHVIVAECAPFCLGHEMATSLSKEDIETTVIPDAAIFAVMSRVNKVIIGTQTVLANGGLRAVNGTHTLALAAKHHSTPLIVCAPMFKLSPQFPNEDDTFHKFVSPHEVLPFTEGEILSKVNAHCPVFDYVPPELITLFISNIGGHAPSYIYRLMSELYHPEDHEL; from the exons ATGCCGGGCGCGGATAAAGAGACGGAGCTGTCCGAGCGTATCGAGTCGTTTCTGTCCGAGCTAAAGCGCTGCGGCAGCGGGTCAGGATCTCTACGGGGCTCGGTGGAGACTGCCCGGGAAACGAGCTCTTTACTCCGCAGAATCACCGCTCAGGCCCGCTGGAGCAGCGCAG GTGAACTGATGGAGATCATCCGGAAGGAGGGCAGGAGGATGACAGCAGCTCAGCCATCTGAGACCACAGTCGGTAACATGATCCGCAGGGTGCTGAAGATCATTCGAGAAGAATATGCCAG GTCCAGAGGCAGCAGCGAGGAGGCGGATCAACAGGAATCTCTGCACAAGCTGCTGACGTCTGGAGGATCCAGTGAAGACAACTTCAGACAGCACTTCGCTCACCTCAAAGCCAACGTCATCGAAGCCATCAATGAGCTGCTGACAGAGCTGG AGGGCACCACAGACAACATCTCCATGCAGGCGCTGGAGCACATTCACTCCAATGAGGTGATCATGACCATCGGCCGCTCCAGGACTGTGGAGGCTTTTCTGAAAGACGCGGCGCGCAAACGCAAGTTCCACGTCATCGTAGCCGAGTGTGCGCCTTTCTGTCTA GGGCATGAAATGGCCACAAGTCTTTCCAAAGAGGACATCGAAACAACAGTCATCCCAGACGCCGCCATCTTTGCTGTAATGTCACGAGTCAATAAG GTGATCATCGGCACACAGACGGTGCTGGCGAACGGAGGCCTGCGGGCGgtcaatggcacacacacactggctCTGGCTGCCAAACACCACTCCACTCCTCTGATTGTCTGCGCGCCCATGTTCAAGCTCTCGCCGCAG tttcCCAATGAAGACGACACCTTCCACAAGTTTGTTTCGCCGCATGAAGTGCTTCCCTTTACTGAAG GTGAAATCTTGTCTAAAGTCAACGCTCACTGTCCGGTGTTTGACTACGTTCCTCCTGAGCTCATCACGCTGTTCATCTCCAACATCGGTGGACACGCGCCGTCCTACATTTACCGTTTAATGAGTGAACTTTACCATCCTGAAGATCACGAACTTTAG